In Octopus bimaculoides isolate UCB-OBI-ISO-001 chromosome 5, ASM119413v2, whole genome shotgun sequence, a genomic segment contains:
- the LOC106870611 gene encoding glucokinase regulatory protein, which yields MEKPVTERRNPITTNIDVSTPQEIVKLLESCDSEIFSGWGKYKDQNVFSDVVLNTIATVQQLATSLIQDPVRSAVVLSGCGTSGRLAFLLARAMNNRLKETGSNEPCFRYIIAGGDEALFTSQELYEDDPQLGADILETATVEKSRVLYVGITCGLSAPFVAGQLDYCIKHLTKYTPVLIGFNPSCLSRKTNIEKWGGKSFYDVMKSYLPVVAEGKAFLINPIVGPEAICGSSRMKGGSVTKIILESIFIPALLQSLGGFNSLMMPSIFNIIAGYQSVCRSVYSKSAQIAKAIELSGTCLQSNGHLYYIGYNSIGIMSLIDASECCPTFGSDPTDVNAYLVGGYHTLANQEGDLSVQNRGSDISLKHFNEVVAKHFEESDLVVVLNDDERDVTLTSPSLSKCKTIQIHLNSFEKTKPQLQINNSFINLEMPWHEISDLIDCKVAKEWSTAFCEFAAKLVLNAISTGAHILKGKVFQNIMVDLKLSNNKLYHRAIGILTDFTELSQEEAAEQILRVLYDSDELSQEQLCQPISRRTQIAKRTPKVLPTALLIGINRCSVSEAKQILSGHIAVRKAIADNVRHIQ from the coding sequence ATGGAGAAGCCAGTAACAGAAAGGAGAAACCCAATTACAACAAACATTGATGTGTCAACACCTCAGGAAATCGTGAAACTCTTAGAATCATGtgattcagaaatattttctggttGGGGAAAATATAAGGATCAAAACGTTTTCAGCGATGTTGTACTGAATACAATTGCTACCGTACAACAACTTGCGACGTCTCTCATACAAGACCCTGTCCGAAGTGCAGTTGTTCTCTCTGGTTGCGGTACATCAGGGAGGTTGGCCTTTCTCTTGGCTAGAGCCATGAACAACAGACTGAAAGAAACAGGATCGAATGAACCGTGTTTCCGTTACATAATTGCTGGAGGTGACGAGGCACTGTTTACTTCACAAGAACTTTACGAAGATGATCCTCAATTAGGTGCGGATATACTGGAGACAGCAACGGTGGAGAAAAGCCGAGTACTATATGTAGGCATTACTTGTGGACTTTCAGCGCCGTTCGTGGCCGGACAATTGGACTATTGTATCAAGCATTTGACGAAGTACACGCCGGTTCTAATTGGGTTTAATCCTAGCTGCCTGTCAAGGAAAACCAACATCGAAAAATGGGGAGGGAAGAGCTTTTACGATGTTATGAAATCATATCTTCCAGTTGTCGCAGAAGGTAAGGCCTTTCTAATTAACCCCATTGTCGGGCCTGAAGCTATTTGTGGTTCAAGTCGAATGAAAGGTGGATCGGTTacaaaaattatattagaaagcatttttattcCAGCTCTTTTGCAGTCTCTGGGAGGCTTTAATTCTTTAATGATGCCTTCGATATTTAACATAATCGCTggctatcaatctgtctgtcggAGTGTTTATTCTAAATCAGCTCAGATAGCAAAGGCGATAGAATTATCTGGAACATGTCTCCAGTCAAACGGTCATCTCTATTACATTGGTTATAACAGCATCGGTATTATGAGCTTAATTGACGCCTCGGAATGTTGCCCAACTTTTGGGTCAGATCCAACAGATGTAAATGCATATCTTGTTGGGGGTTATCATACATTGGCTAACCAAGAAGGGGATCTCAGTGTCCAAAATAGAGGGTCAGATATATCGCTGAAACATTTTAATGAAGTTGTAGCTAAGCATTTCGAAGAAAGTGACTTGGTTGTTGTTTTAAACGACGACGAACGAGATGTTACCCTAACTTCACCCTCTTTATCTAAATGTAAAACAATACAAATTCATTTAAATTCCTTTGAAAAAACTAAACCCcaactacaaataaataattcatttattaatcttGAAATGCCTTGGCATGAAATCTCCGATTTAATAGATTGTAAAGTTGCTAAAGAATGGTCAACAGCATTTTGTGAATTTGCTGCTAAATTGGTCCTCAACGCAATTTCTACTGGAGCACATATCTTAAAGGGGAAAGTTTTTCAGAATATTATGGTGGACTTGAAATTAAGTAATAACAAACTTTACCACAGAGCAATTGGAATTTTAACAGATTTCACAGAACTGAGTCAAGAAGAGGCAGCGGAACAGATATTGCGTGTGTTGTACGATTCCGATGAATTATCACAGGAACAGTTATGTCAACCTATCAGCAGACGTACACAAATAGCGAAGAGGACACCAAAAGTGTTACCGACAGCTCTTTTGATTGGTATCAATAGATGCTCAGTAAGTGAAGCCAAGCAGATATTGTCTGGCCACATTGCAGTGAGAAAAGCCATAGCAGATAATGTTAGACATATACAATAA
- the LOC106870614 gene encoding actin-related protein 2/3 complex subunit 1A: MTEVHNFGTEAVTCHAWNKNCTELALSSNSTEVKVYKKTGGGWQEYETMTEHGQKVTSIDWAPNSNRIVTCGSDRNAYVWNYNNGKWTPILVILRFNRSATVVKWSPNENKFAVGSGARLISVCYFEEENNWWVSKHIKKPIRSTITCLDWHPNNAMLACGSTDFKARIFSGFVKDVESKPSGSPWWDGKMSFGTLIAEYSNGGGGWVHDVSFSPKGDKLAWIGHDSSISVVNANNGQKVAVIKEKFLPFISCTWVSEENIVAAGFDCCPLMFNYASNGNLRYVCNLDVPKEQSLGTQSAMQRFRDLDRMASGPDDSSKSMKTLHQNAITQVVVHTGTKENCAKFSTSGIDGNLIIWDVKSLEKSLADMKIS; this comes from the exons ATGACTGAGGTTCACAACTTTGGCACTGAAGCTGTAACATGCCATGCTTGGAATAAAAACTGCACCG aATTAGCTTTGTCTTCTAACAGTACCGAGGTTAAGGTCTACAAGAAGACCGGTGGAGGCTGGCAGGAGTATGAGACAATGACGGAACATGGACAAAAAGTAACCAGCATTGATTGGGCTCCAAATAGTAACCGTATTGTCACATGCGGATca GACCGTAATGCCTATGTTTGGAATTACAACAATGGGAAGTGGACCCCCATTCTGGTTATCCTGCGCTTCAACCGGTCTGCTACAGTGGTTAAGTGGTCCCCTAATG AAAACAAGTTTGCCGTTGGCAGTGGTGCACGACTTATTTCAGTTTGCTACTTTGAAGAGGAGAACAACTGGTGGGTGAGCAAGCACATTAAGAAACCAATTCGCTCTACCATTACATG tttggaTTGGCATCCGAACAATGCTATGCTAGCATGTGGCTCCACTGACTTTAAAGCCAG AATCTTCTCTGGCTTTGTGAAAGATGTGGAAAGCAAACCTTCCGGCAGTCCTTGGTGGGATGGGAAGATGAGCTTTGGCACCCTGATAGCAGAGTATTCGAATGGTGGAG GCGGTTGGGTACATGATGTGTCTTTCTCACCGAAAGGAGACAAATTGGCCTGGATTGGACATGACTCCAGTATTTCTGTAGTAAATGCAAATAATGGTCAAAA GGTCGCTGTCATTAAGGAAaagtttcttccttttatttcttgCACATGGGTGTCCGAAGAAAATATCGTGGCAGCA GGGTTTGATTGCTGTCCCCTGATGTTCAATTATGCCTCTAATGGTAACCTACGTTATGTTTGCAATTTGGACGTTCCTAAAGAACAGTCTCTTGGCACCCAGAG TGCAATGCAGAGATTCCGAGACTTGGATAGAATGGCATCGGGTCCTGATGATTCTTCGAAATCTATGAAGACTCTTCATCAGAACGCGATCAC ACAAGTGGTTGTCCATACTGGAACTAAGGAAAACTGCGCCAAGTTTTCTACCTCTGGAATTGATGGTAACCTCATAATTTGGGATGTAAAG TCTTTGGAGAAATCGTTAGCTGACATGAAGATTTCCTAA